The following proteins come from a genomic window of Pedobacter faecalis:
- the hisIE gene encoding bifunctional phosphoribosyl-AMP cyclohydrolase/phosphoribosyl-ATP diphosphatase HisIE, which translates to MKIDFEKTGGMVPVIIQDEKTLEVLMLGYMNQEAWDKTQAEGKVTFFSRSKKRLWTKGEESGNFLFVKETHIDCDNDTLLIKVSPVGPTCHTGSRSCFKTDYNHNFIFKLEQIIADRYENPSAESYVNKLRNKGLNKIAQKVGEEGVETVIAALAETDSDFINESSDLIFHLLVLLREKGKTLADLGLNLEGRHK; encoded by the coding sequence ATGAAGATAGATTTTGAAAAGACCGGCGGCATGGTTCCGGTGATTATACAGGATGAAAAGACACTTGAAGTGCTCATGCTGGGTTATATGAACCAGGAAGCATGGGATAAGACGCAGGCGGAGGGTAAAGTCACTTTCTTTTCCCGCAGCAAGAAGCGGTTGTGGACCAAAGGCGAGGAAAGCGGCAATTTCCTGTTTGTGAAAGAAACGCATATAGACTGCGATAACGATACCCTGCTGATTAAGGTTAGCCCTGTAGGCCCGACCTGCCATACGGGCTCACGCAGCTGTTTTAAAACGGACTATAACCATAACTTCATCTTTAAGCTGGAACAAATCATTGCCGACAGGTACGAAAACCCTTCTGCTGAGTCTTATGTAAATAAGCTGCGCAACAAAGGCTTAAATAAGATTGCCCAGAAAGTGGGCGAAGAAGGTGTGGAAACGGTGATTGCTGCACTTGCGGAAACAGACTCGGACTTTATCAATGAGAGTTCTGACCTGATCTTTCACCTGCTGGTACTGCTCCGGGAAAAAGGAAAAACTTTGGCCGACCTGGGGCTTAACCTGGAAGGACGTCATAAATAA
- a CDS encoding alpha-2-macroglobulin family protein has translation MKQRLFLTIFLAGVMLGALAQRKLSQSPSHSKFAYIYQLSADEATQLTLRSNLLDLSNGHGSYTYDLDDDEEEDDRDLINPGFLHTKIDSIRYEDIESYEPNLPPGYYLLVSAAKNGLDFVYWPVHNLRLNFINHGNLLKFGVTDLVGRLIDPSKLQFKEGRSVKYDARAKTFTAGKPREKNLIKVQYEGFTNIFLGQTSVPKKPVKTRPQAKTKVKKTTPVGETNIYKGYMVFNKPKYKPLDTVKFKAYLLSGKGKDLKGKPLRAELTQEYYGKAPAGKVIGMIAPYRNGAYEYSFVLADSLQPRLDNRYHIVLREEVKGKWVKAYSGAFYYEDYELKSVNFSVRTNKSVYSPGSPVVAYLKAVDENELAVPDGRVKIQVLSSYAEKYGASHLFIKDTLWTTELAMDPVGETKLVIPDSIFPKANLSVQLQFQFLNSNNEKREASKYVRYVAADPQYKGRLVNDSLLIEYLLNDCVTRQAVRLYTDYVDRKGTEPVLVQLPLKIKLNPQVEQYVIRSTESSAYAEPLARISLQQLYPAINLEANQTKDSLTVAVSNPHKVPFWYTAYTGKSVLFSGYGSGLDTALRLPSDKIATVNISYVWGGLVHTDQAEAGFNQDRINVKLDAPRMVYPGQEVNMQVNLTDYLGRPVPQTDVTALAYTTKFGFNSLPALPGFHTDKPLKSYPPTKSLMLFGAEGEAALDWEKLGKQLQLDTAQYFRFVNTKDRYLIEEDYADSMAVVAPFAVANGAIQPAHIVYIDEIPVFFSQTNQLQRYAFRVKPGRHSIRIRTLNRTIADDNVTLKAGKKTIISFSADTTNQEARVVSRLNTLTDNEAAELMRYMVRVHDNFRGRKTIISADGMETSYYTQLSPGVPPDKLLGPYRGLNMDIRSDSSSYAFSREWGYTYTFKPGLIKQKSYGSTFGFEPELNRVPAPAFASDYKQYPLRKGDVDSIWNELLNQRSCVSPFFQTFSFENVPRTARLLMNLDSSVTKGRPYVKNLLIYQPGNPDFIQNVPGNYINDVMHLPAGRYNAVYIFQDNSFFEAKDIDVPGHGTSYRLWNNQLVIPQNELTSAIDSLFKTASFYEDRYSTVELQQRILGLLYAKDLPASAVNYTIKGRVLDADTKLPLADAGVQLFGIGASVKADQSGYFTLKGPNKGHLLFTHTGYLTKYFPIRADSAMVILLKEVRNGMNEVVVRGYTKRSREQTTGSSYTVSGAEIGAPGLKGSVGVRGLNVVSPPPAGLPGNSLIIVNNLPYQGRVEDIPAESIATLNVLRGAEATTIYGSAGKNGVILITTVPGASLPGMANTLEPQKPTLRTRFSDYAFWQPRLLTDDRGIARFKVRFPDDITSWSAQVIAINGRKQSGMATETIKSFKSLSANLVSPSFAVSGDSLSMIGKLMNYNSFTEQVQRRFSYNGNPLMEGNVDLKNAWLDTVKIVAQMGMQRSHPIAADSLSFEYSMQQENGYFDGELRKIPLLPKGTTETSGVFDVLNRDTSVSYTFDAGLGKITLRAEASVFPVLLDEIDKLRNYEYLCNEQMASKLKALLLEKAVRKYLGETFREDPNISMLLKKLHENKKPQGTWGWWRDSQEEIWISLHVVEALLMAEKAGYPIQLDRMALYAYFQNTIETKPIFQQIQILKLMMMLDNKPYTAEFISRADKQVSKRSIPLQEALELMLLKQKAGLDIDIKWLLNRKKQTMFGASYWGSSDYAFWDNSIQNTLLAYRILKGQDGYAQELDRIIRYFLEQRKEGQWRNTYESSLILETILPDLMMGGQKPVPPAIVLNKTETVNVFPYTKTFEASKLTVDHKGTTPVYLTAFQQFNNPDPDKRSKDFTVNTSMLQGGTVVKSLKAGTSTTLRVEVEVRADADYVMIEVPIPAGCSYESKPQNYWGAETHREYFKHKTSIFCTKLRQGKYTFNIQLLPRYSGVYTLNPAKAEMMYFPVFYGREGMKKVSIQ, from the coding sequence ATGAAACAACGACTCTTCCTCACCATTTTTCTCGCCGGCGTAATGTTGGGGGCCCTGGCTCAGCGTAAACTCTCGCAGAGCCCCAGCCACAGTAAATTCGCTTATATCTATCAGCTCAGCGCCGATGAAGCTACGCAACTAACCTTGCGGTCAAACCTGCTGGATCTCTCAAATGGCCATGGATCATATACTTACGACCTTGACGACGATGAGGAAGAGGACGACAGAGACCTGATCAATCCCGGTTTTCTGCATACAAAGATCGATTCGATCCGTTATGAAGATATTGAAAGTTACGAACCAAATCTTCCGCCTGGCTACTACCTGCTTGTAAGCGCTGCTAAGAACGGCCTCGACTTTGTTTATTGGCCTGTTCACAATCTACGGCTTAACTTTATCAACCACGGCAATCTTTTAAAATTCGGCGTCACCGACCTTGTGGGACGGCTGATTGATCCTTCAAAACTTCAGTTCAAGGAAGGGCGGTCTGTTAAATACGATGCCCGGGCAAAAACTTTTACTGCCGGAAAGCCACGGGAAAAAAACCTTATCAAAGTGCAGTATGAGGGTTTTACGAATATCTTCCTTGGCCAAACATCTGTACCGAAAAAGCCAGTTAAGACTCGGCCACAAGCAAAAACCAAAGTTAAAAAGACGACACCTGTTGGGGAGACCAATATCTATAAGGGATATATGGTTTTTAACAAACCGAAATACAAGCCATTAGATACCGTAAAATTTAAAGCTTATTTGCTGAGTGGAAAAGGCAAAGACCTTAAAGGCAAGCCGCTACGGGCTGAGCTTACCCAGGAATACTATGGCAAAGCCCCAGCCGGTAAGGTAATCGGCATGATTGCGCCGTACCGCAATGGCGCTTATGAATATAGTTTTGTGCTGGCCGACAGCCTGCAGCCTCGTCTCGACAACCGCTACCATATCGTACTCCGGGAAGAAGTGAAAGGCAAATGGGTTAAAGCATATTCCGGAGCTTTCTATTATGAAGACTATGAACTTAAGTCAGTAAATTTCTCCGTACGCACAAACAAATCCGTTTATAGTCCCGGTAGCCCTGTAGTGGCTTACCTAAAGGCCGTCGACGAAAATGAACTGGCTGTGCCCGATGGACGGGTTAAAATTCAGGTCTTAAGCAGTTACGCCGAAAAGTATGGAGCCAGCCATTTATTTATTAAGGATACTTTGTGGACTACCGAGCTTGCGATGGATCCCGTTGGGGAAACCAAACTGGTGATTCCAGACAGCATATTTCCGAAGGCTAACCTGAGCGTTCAGCTCCAATTTCAATTCTTGAACAGCAATAACGAGAAGCGTGAGGCGTCAAAATATGTTCGGTACGTTGCTGCCGACCCACAATACAAGGGCAGGCTTGTCAACGACAGTTTGTTAATCGAATACCTGCTAAACGATTGTGTTACCAGACAAGCCGTACGGCTTTACACCGACTATGTCGACCGCAAAGGAACTGAACCGGTCCTTGTGCAGCTTCCGCTAAAGATAAAGCTCAATCCACAGGTGGAGCAGTACGTTATCCGGAGCACTGAAAGTTCCGCTTACGCGGAACCTCTTGCACGGATATCCCTGCAACAACTGTATCCTGCCATAAACCTTGAGGCCAATCAAACGAAAGACTCCTTAACGGTCGCGGTGTCAAATCCGCATAAAGTGCCCTTCTGGTATACAGCATATACAGGCAAATCGGTCTTGTTCAGTGGTTATGGTAGTGGCTTAGACACCGCGCTGCGTTTGCCGTCCGACAAAATTGCTACCGTTAATATCAGTTATGTTTGGGGGGGCTTGGTGCATACCGATCAGGCAGAAGCAGGATTTAATCAAGATCGGATCAATGTTAAGCTCGACGCCCCGCGCATGGTATATCCCGGACAGGAAGTAAATATGCAGGTTAACCTTACCGATTATCTGGGGAGGCCGGTTCCGCAAACAGATGTGACCGCCCTGGCCTATACCACCAAGTTCGGATTTAACAGTTTACCTGCCCTGCCAGGCTTTCATACAGATAAGCCCTTGAAGTCTTATCCGCCTACGAAATCACTTATGCTATTCGGTGCCGAAGGGGAAGCCGCGTTAGACTGGGAAAAGCTGGGTAAACAACTACAGTTGGACACTGCCCAGTATTTCAGATTTGTAAACACTAAAGACAGGTACCTGATTGAAGAAGACTATGCAGACAGCATGGCGGTAGTAGCTCCATTCGCCGTGGCAAACGGAGCCATCCAGCCGGCGCATATTGTTTACATCGACGAAATACCGGTGTTTTTCAGCCAGACCAACCAGCTCCAGCGGTACGCGTTCCGTGTAAAACCAGGCAGACATAGCATCAGAATCCGTACGCTCAACCGCACCATTGCCGACGATAATGTTACCTTGAAAGCCGGTAAGAAAACCATTATCAGTTTTTCAGCTGACACCACAAACCAAGAGGCGAGGGTCGTTAGCCGCCTAAATACGCTAACTGACAATGAGGCCGCAGAACTGATGCGATATATGGTTCGCGTACACGATAACTTCAGGGGCCGGAAAACCATCATTTCTGCCGATGGGATGGAGACCTCCTATTATACGCAATTGTCGCCCGGAGTACCTCCCGACAAGCTCCTGGGGCCTTACCGGGGGTTGAACATGGACATCCGGTCAGACAGTTCCAGTTATGCCTTTTCGCGAGAGTGGGGGTATACCTATACATTCAAACCCGGACTCATCAAACAGAAGTCGTACGGAAGCACATTTGGTTTCGAACCGGAGCTAAACAGAGTCCCGGCTCCCGCTTTCGCTTCCGACTATAAGCAATATCCGTTGCGGAAAGGTGATGTAGATAGCATATGGAACGAGCTGCTCAATCAGCGTAGCTGTGTAAGTCCTTTTTTCCAAACATTCAGTTTCGAAAATGTACCTAGAACGGCACGGTTGCTGATGAATCTCGATTCTTCCGTAACAAAAGGGCGCCCTTACGTCAAAAACCTGCTTATTTACCAGCCGGGTAACCCTGACTTTATTCAGAATGTGCCTGGCAACTATATAAATGACGTGATGCATTTACCCGCCGGCCGTTACAACGCTGTGTATATCTTCCAGGACAACAGCTTCTTTGAGGCAAAAGATATCGATGTGCCCGGGCATGGAACCAGCTATCGCCTTTGGAATAACCAACTGGTTATTCCGCAAAACGAACTGACCAGCGCTATCGATTCCCTATTTAAAACCGCGTCATTTTATGAAGATCGTTATAGTACTGTTGAATTACAGCAGCGTATCTTAGGTCTGCTATACGCGAAAGACTTGCCCGCTTCAGCGGTAAACTACACCATTAAAGGCCGGGTGCTCGACGCAGATACGAAACTTCCGTTAGCAGATGCAGGAGTACAGCTCTTTGGTATAGGCGCATCCGTTAAAGCCGATCAATCAGGATATTTTACACTGAAAGGGCCAAATAAAGGGCACCTCTTATTTACACATACGGGTTATCTAACAAAATATTTCCCTATACGCGCCGACTCCGCTATGGTTATTCTGCTAAAAGAAGTCAGGAATGGAATGAATGAGGTTGTCGTCCGGGGTTACACTAAGCGATCCCGTGAGCAAACAACAGGCTCATCCTATACCGTATCAGGCGCTGAGATAGGGGCCCCTGGCCTTAAAGGATCTGTGGGTGTCCGGGGACTCAATGTCGTATCGCCGCCTCCCGCGGGGCTGCCGGGAAACTCGCTCATTATAGTCAACAATCTTCCTTATCAGGGCCGGGTTGAAGACATACCAGCAGAAAGCATTGCCACGCTAAATGTGTTGAGAGGTGCTGAAGCAACGACCATTTACGGTAGCGCGGGTAAGAATGGCGTTATTCTAATCACCACCGTGCCTGGAGCTAGCCTTCCTGGGATGGCAAATACCCTTGAGCCACAGAAACCGACCCTTCGTACAAGGTTCTCCGACTATGCTTTTTGGCAACCAAGGCTGCTAACTGATGATAGGGGTATTGCACGTTTCAAAGTGCGTTTCCCAGATGATATCACCAGTTGGTCAGCGCAAGTTATCGCGATTAATGGAAGGAAGCAGAGCGGAATGGCAACAGAAACCATCAAATCCTTTAAATCGTTGAGCGCTAATCTCGTATCACCGTCTTTTGCCGTTTCAGGTGACAGCCTCAGCATGATAGGTAAGTTGATGAATTACAACAGCTTCACTGAACAGGTTCAGCGCAGGTTTAGCTACAACGGCAATCCGTTAATGGAAGGAAATGTGGATCTTAAAAACGCCTGGCTCGACACCGTCAAAATTGTTGCGCAAATGGGAATGCAGCGCAGTCACCCTATTGCCGCCGACAGTCTCAGTTTCGAGTACAGCATGCAGCAGGAAAACGGATACTTCGACGGGGAACTCAGGAAAATACCTTTGTTGCCTAAGGGAACCACGGAAACCAGCGGTGTTTTTGATGTGCTTAACCGTGACACCTCAGTAAGCTACACTTTCGACGCTGGTCTGGGTAAAATCACCCTGCGTGCAGAGGCCTCCGTTTTTCCCGTGCTGCTCGACGAGATCGATAAACTTCGCAATTATGAGTATCTGTGCAACGAACAGATGGCTTCCAAACTGAAAGCATTGCTGCTCGAAAAAGCCGTGCGCAAGTATTTGGGCGAGACGTTTAGGGAAGATCCGAACATCAGCATGCTGCTTAAAAAACTTCATGAGAACAAGAAGCCTCAGGGAACCTGGGGCTGGTGGAGAGACAGCCAGGAAGAAATATGGATCAGTCTCCATGTCGTTGAAGCATTGCTCATGGCAGAAAAAGCCGGTTACCCCATACAGCTCGACAGGATGGCGCTATATGCGTATTTCCAGAATACCATCGAAACAAAGCCCATCTTCCAACAGATTCAGATCCTGAAGCTCATGATGATGCTCGACAACAAGCCTTATACAGCAGAATTTATATCGCGGGCCGACAAGCAGGTCAGCAAACGCTCGATTCCTTTGCAGGAGGCCCTGGAGCTTATGTTGCTTAAACAGAAAGCCGGACTCGATATAGATATCAAATGGCTCCTTAATCGCAAAAAGCAAACCATGTTCGGTGCAAGTTACTGGGGCAGCTCAGATTATGCCTTCTGGGACAACAGCATACAGAATACCCTGCTGGCCTACCGAATATTGAAAGGCCAGGATGGCTACGCGCAAGAACTCGACCGCATCATCCGGTACTTTCTGGAGCAGCGTAAAGAGGGGCAGTGGCGCAACACCTATGAATCGTCGCTCATTCTGGAAACGATTCTGCCCGACCTTATGATGGGCGGCCAAAAGCCTGTACCTCCGGCCATCGTGCTGAATAAAACAGAGACAGTGAATGTGTTCCCTTATACGAAGACGTTCGAAGCGTCCAAGCTAACAGTCGACCATAAAGGAACCACACCAGTTTACCTTACGGCTTTCCAGCAGTTCAATAATCCGGATCCCGACAAGCGCAGTAAAGACTTTACCGTAAATACCTCGATGCTGCAAGGGGGGACAGTGGTGAAAAGTCTCAAGGCCGGAACTTCCACTACATTAAGGGTAGAAGTAGAGGTACGTGCAGATGCCGATTATGTCATGATCGAAGTACCCATTCCTGCCGGATGCTCTTATGAAAGCAAACCCCAAAATTATTGGGGTGCAGAAACACATCGGGAGTATTTCAAGCATAAGACCTCGATCTTCTGCACAAAGCTTCGCCAGGGAAAATACACCTTTAACATTCAACTCCTGCCAAGGTATTCCGGAGTTTACACGCTCAACCCAGCAAAGGCCGAGATGATGTACTTTCCTGTCTTTTACGGAAGGGAAGGCATGAAGAAAGTGAGTATTCAATAA
- the hisB gene encoding bifunctional histidinol-phosphatase/imidazoleglycerol-phosphate dehydratase HisB, translated as MKKVLFIDRDGTLIKEPEDEQIDSFAKLEFYPRALYYLSRIAAELDYTLVMVTNQDGLGTDSHPEENFWPVHNFIMDTFAGEGVVFSEVIIDKTFANENAITRKPNTGLLQHFLGEGFDLPNSYVIGDRLNDVILAKNLGAKAIWLRNNDALGSGEMLEKAESLGAHISLETQKWEDIYTMLKAGSRRVKHERNTNETKIAIAIDLDGTGKAEVSTGLHFFDHMLDQIARHGSVDLSIKTEGDLHIDEHHTIEDTGIALGEAFAKAIGNKLGLERYGFCLPMDDCLAQAAIDFGGRPWIVWDAEFKREKVGDMPTEMFYHFFKSFTDAAKCNLNIKAEGENEHHKIEAIFKAFAKAIKMAIKRDPEKLILPSTKGVL; from the coding sequence ATGAAAAAAGTACTCTTTATAGACCGTGACGGCACGCTGATCAAAGAACCGGAAGATGAGCAGATTGACTCATTTGCCAAGCTGGAATTTTATCCGCGGGCTTTGTATTACCTGTCGAGGATTGCGGCAGAGCTTGACTACACGCTGGTGATGGTGACCAATCAGGATGGTTTAGGAACGGATTCACATCCGGAGGAGAATTTCTGGCCGGTGCATAATTTCATCATGGACACCTTTGCGGGCGAAGGCGTAGTATTCAGTGAGGTGATTATTGACAAGACCTTTGCGAATGAGAACGCAATTACGCGCAAGCCGAACACGGGTTTGCTGCAGCATTTTCTGGGCGAGGGTTTTGACCTGCCGAATTCTTATGTGATTGGCGACAGGCTCAATGATGTGATCCTGGCGAAGAACCTTGGCGCAAAAGCGATATGGCTGCGTAATAATGACGCCCTAGGATCGGGCGAGATGCTGGAGAAAGCGGAGTCCCTGGGCGCGCATATTTCCCTGGAAACGCAAAAATGGGAAGATATTTACACGATGCTGAAAGCGGGAAGCCGGCGGGTAAAGCATGAGCGTAATACCAATGAGACGAAAATAGCCATCGCTATTGATCTTGACGGTACCGGAAAAGCGGAAGTTTCTACCGGTCTGCATTTCTTTGATCATATGCTGGATCAGATTGCCCGTCACGGCAGTGTAGACCTGAGCATTAAAACGGAGGGCGACCTGCACATCGACGAGCACCATACGATAGAAGACACGGGTATTGCACTGGGTGAGGCTTTTGCAAAAGCCATTGGCAATAAACTCGGCCTGGAAAGATACGGATTCTGTTTGCCGATGGACGATTGTCTGGCCCAGGCGGCGATTGATTTCGGGGGGCGTCCATGGATTGTATGGGATGCGGAATTTAAACGGGAAAAGGTCGGCGATATGCCGACGGAGATGTTCTATCATTTCTTCAAATCGTTTACCGATGCGGCAAAGTGTAACCTGAATATTAAAGCTGAGGGTGAGAATGAGCATCATAAGATAGAGGCGATTTTCAAGGCCTTTGCAAAAGCCATTAAAATGGCGATAAAGCGGGATCCTGAGAAGCTGATACTGCCAAGTACAAAAGGGGTATTATAA
- the hisA gene encoding 1-(5-phosphoribosyl)-5-[(5-phosphoribosylamino)methylideneamino]imidazole-4-carboxamide isomerase: MYIIPAIDILDGKVVRLREGDYDQKTVYDVSIEDMINTYRSNGTEFIHIIDLNGAKGDFSNQKTLFDIIKKTDMRVQYGGGIRTIQQVTDLLDAGIHRVIVGTQAITNPNFLKELSTEVGKKYDYANRIVIAIDVLDEVIKYSGWMESSPIKLMDYVDKCLQLGFFRFLCTDINKDGKLGGAAVDLYRKLLDHSPFIKLIASGGISSMADIEELAKLDIRSVVVGKAIYENRISIEEIKQWNLKQMTSL, encoded by the coding sequence ATGTATATAATTCCTGCAATTGATATACTGGACGGAAAGGTGGTCCGGCTAAGAGAGGGCGACTACGATCAGAAAACAGTGTATGATGTTTCGATAGAAGACATGATTAATACGTACCGCTCTAACGGTACCGAGTTTATACACATCATTGACCTGAATGGCGCCAAAGGCGATTTCAGCAATCAAAAGACTTTATTTGATATCATTAAGAAAACGGACATGCGGGTGCAGTATGGGGGGGGTATACGTACCATACAGCAGGTGACAGACTTGCTTGATGCCGGAATACACCGGGTGATCGTGGGTACGCAGGCCATTACCAATCCTAACTTTCTGAAAGAACTGAGCACGGAAGTGGGCAAGAAATATGACTATGCAAACCGCATCGTGATCGCTATTGATGTGCTTGATGAGGTGATCAAGTATAGCGGCTGGATGGAAAGCTCGCCAATCAAGCTGATGGACTATGTGGATAAGTGCCTGCAGTTGGGCTTTTTCAGATTTTTGTGCACGGACATCAATAAAGACGGCAAGCTTGGCGGTGCGGCGGTAGATCTGTACAGAAAACTGCTCGACCACTCTCCTTTTATCAAGCTGATCGCATCTGGCGGAATCAGTTCCATGGCGGATATTGAAGAACTGGCTAAGCTGGATATCCGCTCGGTAGTGGTGGGTAAAGCCATCTACGAAAATCGCATCTCTATTGAGGAGATTAAGCAATGGAACCTGAAACAGATGACCTCCTTGTAG
- a CDS encoding WD40 repeat domain-containing protein, with product MLTHHHTFGGHQNPVYTLADGVEAGTFYSAGNDKGVVKWSLTELAFIKVLVPLQSSVYAMCRHEDTLFIAQKNGLILVLDLEQEKIIARLAHHQKAVFDLRVIRSKNELLSTGEDGTVAVWSINDFSLVYEFKVLDNTVRVIALSRDEKELALGCKDGVIRVYNSFDYGLQQEIKAHEYAITALSYAPDGTYLISGSRDARLKIWSLPEYREVQTVAAHMFAVYSIVFHPDLPVFATCSQDKSIKLWSGQDFRLYKILSLEKDTEGHKHSVNKLLWTPDGKFLISTGDDRQVMTWAFTGRR from the coding sequence ATGCTAACCCACCATCATACCTTCGGCGGCCACCAGAACCCGGTATACACGCTGGCCGATGGTGTGGAAGCTGGTACGTTTTACAGCGCCGGTAACGACAAAGGTGTCGTAAAGTGGTCGCTCACCGAGCTGGCTTTCATTAAAGTACTGGTTCCGCTGCAAAGTTCGGTATATGCCATGTGCAGGCATGAGGATACGCTCTTCATCGCTCAAAAAAATGGGCTGATCCTGGTGTTGGATCTAGAGCAAGAAAAGATCATTGCGCGTCTGGCGCATCATCAGAAAGCAGTCTTTGATCTTCGGGTAATCCGTTCTAAAAACGAATTGCTGAGCACCGGTGAAGACGGCACGGTGGCGGTTTGGTCGATTAATGACTTTAGCCTGGTCTACGAGTTTAAGGTGCTTGACAATACCGTACGCGTGATTGCGCTGAGCAGAGATGAAAAGGAACTGGCGCTGGGCTGTAAAGACGGTGTGATCAGGGTATACAATTCTTTCGACTACGGACTTCAACAGGAGATAAAGGCGCATGAATATGCCATCACGGCCCTCTCATATGCCCCAGATGGAACTTACCTGATTTCGGGAAGCAGGGATGCCCGCTTAAAGATCTGGAGCCTTCCTGAGTATCGTGAGGTACAGACGGTCGCCGCACATATGTTCGCCGTATACAGTATTGTGTTTCATCCGGACCTTCCGGTATTTGCTACCTGCAGCCAGGATAAGAGCATTAAATTGTGGAGCGGTCAGGATTTCAGGCTTTACAAGATCTTAAGTCTGGAAAAGGACACAGAAGGCCACAAGCACTCTGTGAACAAGCTCCTGTGGACTCCGGATGGCAAATTTCTGATCTCAACGGGCGACGACCGGCAGGTGATGACCTGGGCGTTTACCGGTCGCCGCTAA
- the hisH gene encoding imidazole glycerol phosphate synthase subunit HisH — protein MIGIVNYGAGNIFSLTSALERQGIAYGMVNEEADLEKYTHIIIPGVGHAGAAMKKLEQTGLIKPLKALKKPVLGICVGMQLLTAHSEEGDADMMAVVPVRTRLFDREKGIKIPHMGWNNVAHHNNSLFEGIAPDAQFYFVHSYFIEYNPIFDIATAEYGLPFSAGVQKDNFYGVQFHPEKSGAAGERLLKNFSKLECPERL, from the coding sequence ATGATCGGGATTGTAAACTATGGTGCGGGAAATATCTTTTCCCTGACTTCGGCACTGGAACGACAAGGGATTGCCTACGGGATGGTGAATGAGGAAGCTGATCTGGAAAAGTATACGCACATTATTATTCCTGGTGTGGGCCATGCCGGCGCCGCAATGAAGAAGCTGGAGCAAACGGGACTGATTAAGCCGCTTAAGGCATTAAAAAAGCCTGTTCTGGGTATTTGCGTTGGCATGCAACTGCTCACCGCCCACTCTGAAGAGGGGGATGCTGATATGATGGCTGTGGTTCCGGTAAGAACGCGTTTGTTTGACCGTGAAAAAGGCATTAAGATTCCGCATATGGGCTGGAATAACGTTGCCCACCATAACAATTCGCTGTTTGAGGGCATTGCGCCTGATGCACAATTTTATTTTGTGCATTCGTACTTTATTGAATATAACCCTATTTTTGACATCGCTACAGCGGAGTATGGCCTGCCTTTCTCTGCGGGGGTGCAGAAAGATAACTTTTACGGGGTGCAGTTTCATCCTGAAAAATCCGGGGCAGCCGGCGAACGTTTATTGAAGAACTTTTCAAAATTAGAATGCCCGGAGCGGCTGTAA
- the hisF gene encoding imidazole glycerol phosphate synthase subunit HisF, whose amino-acid sequence MLSKRIIPCLDVKDGRTVKGVNFVDLKDAGDPVELAWQYAQQGADELVFLDITATHERRGTTIEMVKAVARQLNIPFTIGGGITSVADAEALLNSGADKISINSAAVRDPSLIAELANAFGVQFVVVAVDTKLVDGRNMVHLNGGRLITELQTEDWIIEAESLGAGEILLTSMDHDGTKNGFDCPLLDKISRSINIPVIASGGAGKMEHFTEVFQKTGVDAALAASVFHFGEIPIPELKKELKKHNIPVRL is encoded by the coding sequence ATGTTAAGCAAACGCATTATTCCCTGCCTGGATGTTAAGGACGGCCGTACTGTAAAAGGCGTTAATTTTGTTGACCTGAAGGATGCCGGTGACCCTGTGGAATTGGCCTGGCAATACGCGCAGCAGGGTGCTGATGAACTGGTATTCCTGGACATTACGGCTACACATGAACGCCGGGGTACGACCATTGAGATGGTGAAGGCGGTAGCCAGGCAACTGAATATTCCGTTTACCATAGGCGGAGGGATTACTTCCGTTGCTGATGCTGAGGCCCTGCTGAATTCGGGGGCCGACAAGATCAGCATTAATTCTGCGGCGGTCAGGGATCCTTCGCTGATTGCAGAACTGGCAAATGCTTTCGGTGTACAGTTTGTGGTGGTTGCCGTAGACACTAAGCTGGTTGACGGCCGGAACATGGTACACCTGAACGGAGGCAGATTGATTACGGAGCTGCAAACGGAAGACTGGATTATTGAGGCGGAAAGCCTGGGTGCGGGCGAGATTCTACTGACTTCGATGGATCATGACGGCACGAAGAACGGATTTGACTGTCCGCTGCTCGATAAAATATCGCGTTCAATAAACATTCCGGTTATTGCTTCGGGCGGAGCCGGCAAGATGGAACATTTTACAGAGGTGTTCCAGAAAACTGGCGTTGATGCTGCGCTTGCGGCATCTGTATTTCATTTTGGTGAGATACCTATTCCGGAATTAAAGAAAGAACTAAAGAAACACAACATACCTGTAAGGCTGTAA